GTAGTTGCTATCTGTTCACTTGCCTCGCTGCCCTGTTCAGCACTGGCAGTCAATTGCTGTGAAGAGGCGGCAACCTGAGAACTGCTATCTCTTATACTATTTATAAGATCTCTTAAATTGTCAGCCATCTTGTTAAATGATTGGGCAAGTACAGACAACTCATCACCTGTTTTTACTTGTATATCTTCTGTGGTTAAATCTCCATCAGCTATCATTTCTGATGAGTTAGCTATTTTAGTCAACGCATCTGTGATGGATTTTGAATAACGAATTCCGAACAAAATGCTGGCTATCGCAAATACAGGTATGAGTATTACAATGCAAATCCCCAACAAATTGCTCTTTTTATTGATATTCTGTCTAATCTCTATGCCGTAATCCAATTCACTTGCTATATAGTTTCTAATATTGTCGTCTATAAATCCTGATACTTTTTTAACCTGATCCAGGTTTTCCACTGCGCCTGAAAAATTGTCATCATCTCTGAAATCCATGGCTTTTATCGTTCCATCTTTAAATCTCTTCATCAGATTGACAATACCTCTAGCCATTGTCTTGCTCTCTTTGTTTTGCACTAATGTGTTATCCCTAACCTTTTCTGCTATTGGGATAAGCTGGTCTATCCCTTTTTCTACATTGTTCCTGCCTTCTTCCGATGGTTGAAGTATATATTCCCGAGTATCTTTATATAATTGCTCAGCCTTCTCAGGCACTTCATTTGCTATAATGAGATTTTCCATAATATGGTCATAATCTTTTATAGCTCCCCTATAAAAAACATAGGTTATAATAGACAATGTTGTAATCAAGAGAGTGACTACCAGAAATGCAGCTGTTAGTTTGGCTTTTATCGAACCATTAGATTTTTTGGTTTTGCTCTTCAACTTTTCAAAACTAAAGTTGAACCTCCCTTTACCCAGTTTTACCATATAAAACGTCCTCCTTCTCTAAAAGCCTTCTCCTTTGTTCCCCCTTTATTTAAGTTCGACATATTTCCTGAATTCCCTTTTTTAACCTTATAAATTTTTACAAATTTTTTAAAGGTATACAAAAACATAGTCCTCCCAAGTTGGGCGGACTATGTTTCGAGGTGTTGATGATTAGTCTATTAATATGCTCTTTATTTCATCTGCTAGTGCCTTGGCTGTCCTCCGCATAACTGCATCATCGAGCAACAATTGCTCTTCTTTAGGATTGGTATGAAATCCACGTTCTATCAAGAATACATAAGGTACCTCGTATAAAGTTGAATCCTCTTCCAATCCTGCGTGATTTGCCGCTCTGTCTATCACTGTATAATAATCAAATCCTGGTCTTTCTGTACTTGGTCTGGTTTTAGCACCTCTAAAATTTATCCCCATTGCACTAGCTACTACACGTCCTAGTCTATCTGCAACATTTTTGCCTACATCGGCGGTTCTATTGATGGAATGGAATACA
This is a stretch of genomic DNA from Clostridia bacterium. It encodes these proteins:
- a CDS encoding methyl-accepting chemotaxis protein; the protein is MVKLGKGRFNFSFEKLKSKTKKSNGSIKAKLTAAFLVVTLLITTLSIITYVFYRGAIKDYDHIMENLIIANEVPEKAEQLYKDTREYILQPSEEGRNNVEKGIDQLIPIAEKVRDNTLVQNKESKTMARGIVNLMKRFKDGTIKAMDFRDDDNFSGAVENLDQVKKVSGFIDDNIRNYIASELDYGIEIRQNINKKSNLLGICIVILIPVFAIASILFGIRYSKSITDALTKIANSSEMIADGDLTTEDIQVKTGDELSVLAQSFNKMADNLRDLINSIRDSSSQVAASSQQLTASAEQGSEASEQIATTVQQMASGAVEQSEKTGNAAENISHMVKGSGQIEQRSKEITDSAGKALKAADSGDKRTKILIEQMNTIKEKIDFTAQALEELNKKSMDIGEIIYVIGNIAEQTNLLSLNASIEAARAGEHGRGFAVVAQEVRKLAEGSRQSAEKISDLVKEIQSDTKRVSSSMQEGVQEIQEGEKAAEDVAGSFKEINATFGDVDAEVKEISKEIEQMVEQLNDVDEIVSNIAVISKQFSTGSQEVSAAVEEQTAGLQEIVSSASVLSDMAAELQNIVDKFKVE
- a CDS encoding SH3 domain-containing protein translates to INNKADMFLSIHSDAATPTGVTTNSNLPLRVRSGPGTNYSEVGKLSGGTPVSIYSIEDGWYKIGAKRYVSGEYVKITSVAGGVTVFHSINRTADVGKNVADRLGRVVASAMGINFRGAKTRPSTERPGFDYYTVIDRAANHAGLEEDSTLYEVPYVFLIERGFHTNPKEEQLLLDDAVMRRTAKALADEIKSILID